The proteins below come from a single Mercenaria mercenaria strain notata chromosome 3, MADL_Memer_1, whole genome shotgun sequence genomic window:
- the LOC123525255 gene encoding hepatic lectin-like isoform X2, which translates to MTVLRLAVVLLYFCYCVGQEQQCSRYHYEEQILAKVVKLEHRLELLEARNNIGGQTDNSLCPDTWIRFRGSCYLFPRGDVNFSAAEYFCVQHGSHLVHVESKSENNFLKNHMRDMKESNYWIGLTDTDVEGTWGWSGTGTYALFTDWSSHSPNNHGTFEQ; encoded by the exons ATGACAGTACTAAGACTTGCTGTAGTGTTGCTATATTTCTGTTATTGTGTAGGACAGGAGCAGCAATGTTCCCGCTACCACTATGAAGAACAGATATTGGCAAAGGTTGTAAAGCTTGAACACAGACTTGAACTGTTGGAGGCTCGGAATAATATTGGAG GTCAAACAGATAACTCGCTTTGTCCGGATACGTGGATACGTTTTCGAGGTTCATGTTACCTTTTCCCACGAGGAGATGTCAACTTTTCCGCCGCAGAG TACTTCTGTGTCCAGCATGGTTCTCATCTAGTGCATGTTGAGAGTAAATCAGAAAACAACTTCTTGAAAAATCATATGAGAGATATGAAAG AATCAAATTACTGGATTGGACTAACTGATACTGATGTAGAAGGCACCTGGGGATGGTCTGGTACAGGAACATACGCGCTGTTTACAGACTGGAGCAGTCACAGTCCAAATAATCATG GTACTTTTGAACAATAG
- the LOC123525255 gene encoding perlucin-like isoform X1, with product MTVLRLAVVLLYFCYCVGQEQQCSRYHYEEQILAKVVKLEHRLELLEARNNIGGQTDNSLCPDTWIRFRGSCYLFPRGDVNFSAAEYFCVQHGSHLVHVESKSENNFLKNHMRDMKESNYWIGLTDTDVEGTWGWSGTGTYALFTDWSSHSPNNHGGNQHCVFMQFAHNFEWNDMSCDTKYRAICERNLLS from the exons ATGACAGTACTAAGACTTGCTGTAGTGTTGCTATATTTCTGTTATTGTGTAGGACAGGAGCAGCAATGTTCCCGCTACCACTATGAAGAACAGATATTGGCAAAGGTTGTAAAGCTTGAACACAGACTTGAACTGTTGGAGGCTCGGAATAATATTGGAG GTCAAACAGATAACTCGCTTTGTCCGGATACGTGGATACGTTTTCGAGGTTCATGTTACCTTTTCCCACGAGGAGATGTCAACTTTTCCGCCGCAGAG TACTTCTGTGTCCAGCATGGTTCTCATCTAGTGCATGTTGAGAGTAAATCAGAAAACAACTTCTTGAAAAATCATATGAGAGATATGAAAG AATCAAATTACTGGATTGGACTAACTGATACTGATGTAGAAGGCACCTGGGGATGGTCTGGTACAGGAACATACGCGCTGTTTACAGACTGGAGCAGTCACAGTCCAAATAATCATGGTGGGAATCAACACTGTGTTTTCATGCAGTTTGCACATAACTTTGAATGGAATGATATGTCATGTGATACTAAATACAGGGCAATTTGTGAAAGGAATCTGCTAAGCTGA